The bacterium genome contains a region encoding:
- the rdgB gene encoding RdgB/HAM1 family non-canonical purine NTP pyrophosphatase codes for MSEFLAFVAATANPHKLIEMRAALEGVATLLERPAALGDVREDGDTLEANARTKAVAVAGFAGAPALADDTGLEVDALDGAPGVHSARYAGPGAADEANVAKLLEALAGVAAPQRTARFRTVVVARWPDGRELLADGVVEGFIARSPRGGRGFGYDPVFVPSPGESTFAEMSLEAKGAISHRGRALRELARLLATAG; via the coding sequence GTGGCGGCCACGGCCAACCCGCACAAGCTGATCGAGATGCGAGCCGCCCTGGAAGGCGTGGCGACGCTATTGGAGCGCCCGGCTGCGCTCGGCGACGTGCGCGAGGACGGCGACACGCTGGAGGCCAACGCCCGCACCAAGGCCGTCGCCGTGGCTGGCTTCGCCGGGGCGCCGGCGCTGGCCGACGACACCGGCCTGGAGGTGGACGCCCTCGACGGCGCTCCGGGTGTCCACTCGGCGCGCTACGCCGGCCCGGGCGCCGCCGACGAGGCGAACGTGGCGAAGCTGCTGGAGGCGCTGGCCGGGGTCGCCGCACCGCAGCGCACCGCCCGCTTCCGCACGGTCGTGGTGGCGCGCTGGCCCGACGGGCGTGAGCTGCTGGCGGACGGCGTCGTGGAGGGCTTCATTGCCCGCTCGCCCCGAGGCGGGCGCGGCTTCGGTTACGACCCGGTGTTCGTGCCGTCACCCGGCGAGTCGACGTTCGCCGAGATGAGCCTGGAGGCCAAGGGAGCAATCAGCCACCGGGGTCGAGCCCTGCGCGAGCTGGCGCGTCTACTGGCGACGGCCGGCTGA
- the rpe gene encoding ribulose-phosphate 3-epimerase — MTTNPPIHIVPSTLSADFSRLGGDCAALEAAGADRIQWDVMDGAFVPNITFGPDVIAASRPHTSLPFEVHLMVEGPEALAARYVDAGCELLIVHAEACVHLHRTLDQIQGLGAAAGVALNPSTPAAAVAQVLDLTDMVLVMTVNPGFGGQKYIATMEPKIAEVRRMIEESGRHIDLEVDGGIGAGTVAGAAAAGANVFVAGSAVFGHPEGLAAAVAELRSRAEAARAG, encoded by the coding sequence ATGACGACGAACCCGCCGATCCACATCGTGCCCTCCACCCTCAGCGCCGACTTCAGCCGGCTCGGCGGGGACTGCGCCGCGCTCGAGGCGGCCGGCGCCGACCGCATCCAGTGGGACGTGATGGACGGCGCCTTCGTGCCGAACATCACCTTCGGGCCCGACGTCATCGCCGCCTCGCGCCCGCACACGTCGCTGCCGTTCGAAGTGCATCTCATGGTCGAGGGCCCCGAGGCGCTGGCGGCGCGTTACGTCGACGCGGGATGCGAGTTGCTCATCGTGCACGCCGAGGCGTGCGTGCACCTGCACCGCACCCTCGATCAGATCCAGGGACTGGGGGCGGCCGCCGGCGTGGCGCTCAACCCCTCGACGCCCGCCGCCGCCGTGGCGCAGGTACTGGACCTCACCGACATGGTGCTGGTGATGACGGTGAACCCCGGCTTCGGCGGCCAGAAGTACATCGCCACCATGGAACCCAAGATCGCCGAGGTGCGCCGGATGATCGAGGAGTCCGGTCGCCACATCGACTTGGAGGTGGACGGCGGCATCGGCGCGGGCACCGTGGCAGGGGCGGCCGCCGCCGGGGCGAACGTGTTCGTGGCCGGCAGCGCCGTCTTCGGCCATCCCGAAGGCCTCGCCGCCGCCGTGGCGGAGCTGCGCAGCCGGGCCGAAGCCGCCCGCGCCGGCTAG
- a CDS encoding protein-L-isoaspartate(D-aspartate) O-methyltransferase, which produces MKARPQPPFDAHRAEMVRHDLARRGVRDQRVLEAMGSVPREAFVPSTQRRSAYADRALPLGFGQTVSQPYVVAVTLEALRLAAGDRVLEIGGGSGYAAAVASRLAAEVVAVERIERLASGARERLESLGYGNVTVVWADGSEGHPPGAPYDAVFLSAAAPAVPRALFEQLAPGGRLVAPVGAASRDQQLALYEKPEPDGGTPDGEARRCAGLLPVAFVPLLPGVRGTPK; this is translated from the coding sequence GTGAAGGCCCGACCACAACCGCCGTTCGACGCCCACCGGGCGGAGATGGTGCGCCACGACCTCGCCCGGCGCGGCGTGCGCGATCAGCGGGTGCTGGAGGCGATGGGCTCGGTGCCCCGGGAGGCGTTCGTCCCGTCCACCCAGCGTCGCAGCGCCTATGCCGACCGGGCGCTGCCCCTCGGGTTCGGCCAGACCGTGTCGCAGCCCTACGTCGTGGCCGTCACCCTGGAGGCATTGCGGCTGGCGGCCGGCGACAGGGTCCTGGAGATCGGCGGCGGCTCGGGATATGCCGCGGCTGTGGCGAGCCGGCTGGCCGCCGAGGTGGTGGCGGTGGAGCGCATCGAGCGCCTGGCGAGCGGCGCTCGGGAACGGCTGGAATCCCTGGGCTACGGCAACGTGACCGTCGTGTGGGCCGACGGGTCCGAGGGCCACCCCCCGGGCGCGCCCTACGACGCCGTCTTCCTCTCCGCCGCCGCACCCGCCGTGCCGCGGGCGCTGTTCGAACAGTTGGCTCCGGGGGGCCGGCTCGTGGCGCCGGTCGGCGCGGCCTCGCGGGACCAGCAGTTGGCGCTCTACGAGAAGCCCGAACCCGACGGCGGGACGCCCGACGGCGAGGCCCGGCGCTGCGCCGGCCTGCTGCCGGTGGCCTTCGTCCCGCTGCTCCCCGGTGTGCGAGGGACCCCGAAGTAA
- a CDS encoding ATP-dependent Clp protease proteolytic subunit: MELSGLSLPGAPDAARNEDANKRDGSQDIFQQLLRQRIVFLGRAVDDELANSITAQLLYLEGQDRNRDIWLYINSPGGSITSGMAIYDTMQFVTPDVGTICMGLGASMAQFLLCAGAPGKRYALPHARILMHQPHGGVQGQASDIAIQAEQMTYIKKILAERISEHTGQPVDQVEADFDRDRWFTAEQAKEYGIIDEVIAGRGEIR; this comes from the coding sequence GTGGAACTGTCAGGTCTTTCTCTGCCGGGCGCGCCCGACGCCGCCCGCAACGAGGACGCCAACAAGCGAGACGGCTCCCAGGACATCTTCCAGCAACTGCTGCGCCAGCGGATCGTGTTCCTCGGGCGCGCCGTGGACGACGAGCTGGCCAACTCCATCACCGCCCAGTTGCTCTACCTCGAGGGCCAGGACCGCAACCGGGACATCTGGCTCTACATCAACTCGCCGGGCGGGTCGATCACCTCGGGCATGGCCATCTACGACACCATGCAGTTCGTCACCCCCGACGTGGGCACGATCTGCATGGGGCTCGGCGCCTCCATGGCGCAGTTCCTGCTGTGCGCCGGCGCCCCCGGCAAGCGCTACGCCCTGCCGCACGCCCGCATCCTCATGCACCAGCCCCACGGCGGGGTGCAGGGCCAGGCCTCCGACATCGCCATCCAGGCCGAGCAGATGACCTACATCAAGAAGATCCTGGCCGAGCGCATCTCCGAGCACACGGGCCAGCCGGTGGACCAGGTCGAGGCCGACTTCGACCGGGACCGCTGGTTCACGGCCGAGCAGGCCAAGGAGTACGGCATCATCGACGAAGTGATCGCCGGCCGCGGCGAGATCCGCTGA